In Primulina eburnea isolate SZY01 chromosome 3, ASM2296580v1, whole genome shotgun sequence, one DNA window encodes the following:
- the LOC140827818 gene encoding uncharacterized protein, producing MSTVFGFRKGVFGILIAILMFPMMLFCWSEALSADGIYLLEFKKVVIDAHNFLWNWNPNDQMPCKWIGVKCSLDYEQVVLSLDLSSLNLSGTLSSSIGSLAFLTYLDLSHNGFEGSIPKEIGNLSRLETLYLNDNHFSGGIPVELGNLSSLQDLNLCNNKISGPIPEEFGKLTSLIQFVAYTNSISGSIPASFGKLRNLKTFRAGQNELSGNLPVEIGSCSSLETLGLAQNLLDGNLPKELGMLTNLIDLILWDNPFSGSIPGELGNCTSLETLALYQTNLVGGIPAELGKLRFLKRLYLYRNGLNGTIPKEIGNLSYLLEIDFSENYLSGEIPTELTRIKGLRLLYLFQNGLSGVIPTELSSLMNLTKLDLSINRLTGPIPFGLLYLPQMLQLQLFDNNLSGTIPQGLGLYSRLWVVDFSDNNLTGRIPPYICQHSNLILLNLESNNLYGSIPAGISNCLSLVQLRLGGNRLTGRFPSGLCRLTNLSAIELGRNNFSGTIPQEIGTCQKLQRLDLSRNYFTSELPKEIGNLSELAAFNISSCLFSGQIPLEIMNCKALQRLDLSGNGFLGPIPKELGSLSLLERLIISDNFFSGDIPGALGNLTHLTELQMGGNLLSGSIPKELGNLSGLQIAMNLSFNKLSGAIPPQIGNLILLEYLLLNNNELSGEIPSTFGNLSSLLGCNLSFNKLSGPLPNVPLFQNMSIGSFIGNKGLCGGLLGNCTNMDTTPRPKQNADSSRGKVVSIVAAVIGGVSLVLIVVILYIMKQHPVDVVASSQDNDVSSEDSDIYFPPKEGFTFHDLVEATNNFHDSFVIGRGAAGTVYKAVLQSSQTIAVKKLASNREGNNIDSTFQAEILTLGKIRHRNIVKLFGFCYHQNSNLLIYEYMARGSLGELLHRTTCDLDWPTRFSIALGAAEGLAYLHHDCRPRIIHRDIKSNNILLDEKFEAHVGDFGLAKVIDMPQSKSMSAVAGSYGYIAPEYAYTMKVTEKCDIYSYGVVLLELLTGKTPVQPLEEGGNLVAHSRNFIREHSLSSEIFDSRLNLKDETSANHMITVLKIALLCTRTQPLDRPSMREVVIMLMESNEQEGSVVSPPDYEV from the exons ATGTCTACAGTGTTTGGGTTCAGAAAAGGTGTTTTTGGGATTTTGATAGCAATTTTAATGTTCCCAATGATGCTTTTTTGTTGGTCTGAGGCGTTGAGTGCGGATGGAATTTATCTCCTAGAGTTCAAGAAAGTCGTTATTGACGCCCATAATTTTCTTTGGAATTGGAATCCCAATGATCAGATGCCTTGCAAATGGATAGGTGTGAAATGTTCTTTGGATTATGAACAGGTTGTGTTGTCCCTTGATTTGAGCTCGCTGAATCTTTCGGGAACGTTGAGTTCTAGTATTGGTAGTCTGGCTTTCCTAACTTATCTTGATCTTTCTCATAACGGGTTCGAGGGGAGCATCCCGAAGGAGATTGGGAATTTATCAAGATTGGAAACTCTTTATTTGAACGACAATCATTTTAGTGGGGGAATTCCTGTAGAATTGGGTAATCTCTCTTCTTtgcaagatttgaatttatgcaATAACAAGATCTCCGGTCCTATTCCGGAAGAGTTCGGGAAGTTAACTTCTCTAATTCAGTTTGTTGCGTACACGAATAGTATCTCCGGCTCGATACCGGCATCTTTTGGTAAGTTGAGGAACTTGAAAACATTTCGAGCAGGGCAGAATGAGCTTTCTGGAAATCTACCAGTGGAAATAGGCAGTTGTAGTAGCCTGGAAACTCTTGGTCTTGCACAGAATCTATTAGATGGTAACTTACCGAAAGAGCTTGGTATGCTGACGAACTTGATTGATCTCATCCTTTGGGACAATCCATTTTCCGGATCTATACCAGGTGAGCTCGGGAATTGTACGAGTCTTGAGACTCTTGCTTTATACCAGACAAATCTGGTTGGAGGGATTCCTGCTGAACTCGGGAAACTCAGGTTTCTGAAGAGGTTATACTTGTACAGAAATGGATTAAACGGAACCATTCCCAAAGAAATCGGCAATCTTAGTTACTTGTTAGAAATTGATTTCTCGGAGAACTATTTGTCTGGTGAAATTCCTACTGAATTGACACGAATAAAGGGCTTACGCTTGCTGTACTTGTTCCAGAACGGGCTATCGGGAGTTATACCAACAGAACTCAGTAGCTTGATGAACTTGACGAAGCTAGACTTGTCGATAAACCGCCTAACTGGCCCTATTCCATTTGGCCTTCTGTATCTCCCTCAGATGCTTCAGTTGCAACTTTTTGACAATAATTTGAGCGGTACTATACCTCAAGGCCTTGGTCTTTATAGTCGACTTTGGGTAGTTGATTTTTCTGATAATAACTTAACCGGTAGAATTCCTCCTTATATATGTCAGCATTCTAACTTGATATTGCTGAATCTTGAGTCTAATAATCTGTATGGAAGCATTCCAGCCGGTATCTCGAATTGCCTTTCGTTGGTACAGCTGAGACTAGGTGGTAATAGGTTGACTGGGAGGTTTCCTTCAGGATTATGCAGATTGACCAATCTATCGGCAATTGAATTGGGTCGAAATAATTTCAGTGGCACGATACCTCAAGAGATCGGGACGTGCCAGAAGTTGCAAAGGCTTGATCTTTCGAGAAATTACTTTACATCCGAGTTGCCAAAGGAGATAGGGAATCTTTCGGAGCTTGCGGCTTTCAACATTTCGTCATGCCTTTTCTCGGGGCAGATACCACTAGAAATCATGAATTGCAAAGCCCTTCAAAGGCTCGATCTTAGTGGCAATGGTTTTCTTGGGCCTATACCGAAGGAACTGGGAAGTCTTTCTCTGCTTGAACGGCTTATTATTTCTGACAATTTTTTCTCTGGAGATATACCAGGTGCATTAGGTAATCTCACTCATTTGACTGAACTGCAGATGGGTGGAAATTTATTATCGGGTTCGATACCGAAGGAGTTGGGTAATCTTTCTGGCTTGCAGATAGCCATGAATCTTAGTTTTAATAAGTTGTCCGGAGCAATACCACCTCAGATTGGAAACCTTATCTTGCTAGAATACCTTCTGCTCAATAATAATGAGTTAAGTGGTGAGATTCCAAGCACATTTGGAAATCTTTCAAGTTTACTTGGTTGCAACCTCTCGTTCAACAAATTATCGGGTCCGTTGCCTAATGTACCGTTGTTTCAGAACATGAGCATCGGTAGCTTCATTGGAAACAAAGGGCTATGCGGCGGGCTTCTCGGTAATTGCACAAATATGGACACAACTCCTCGACCCAAACAAAATGCCGACTCTTCTCGAGGAAAGGTAGTATCTATTGTTGCTGCTGTGATAGGTGGAGTTTCACTTGTTCTAATCGTAGTAATTTTATACATCATGAAACAACATCCGGTTGATGTAGTTGCTTCTTCCCAAGATAACGACGTTTCATCCGAAGATTCCGATATATACTTCCCTCCAAAAGAAGGGTTCACTTTTCACGATCTAGTTGAGGCCACAAATAATTTTCACGACTCTTTTGTGATCGGTAGGGGAGCGGCTGGTACTGTGTATAAGGCCGTGTTGCAATCTAGCCAAACGATTGCCGTGAAGAAATTAGCATCGAATCGAGAGGGAAACAACATTGATAGCACGTTTCAAGCTGAGATTCTAACTCTCGGAAAGATCAGGCATCGTAATATAGTGAAACTATTTGGTTTTTGCTATCACCAAAATTCGAATCTTCTTATATACGAGTATATGGCGAGAGGTAGCTTGGGGGAATTGCTTCACCGGACAACTTGTGATCTTGACTGGCCAACACGGTTCTCCATTGCTCTCGGAGCTGCCGAAGGGCTTGCTTATTTGCATCATGACTGCAGGCCTAGGATAATTCACCGTGATATAAAGTCGAACAATATACTGCTCGATGAAAAGTTTGAAGCTCATGTTGGCGATTTTGGTCTGGCTAAGGTGATTGATATGCCCCAGTCCAAGTCCATGTCGGCAGTTGCTGGATCATATGGTTATATTGCCCCTG AGTATGCATACACTATGAAAGTTACAGAAAAATGCGACATATACAGCTATGGTGTGGTACTTCTGGAGTTGTTAACCGGAAAGACACCGGTACAACCCCTCGAAGAAGGAGGTAATCTCGTCGCACATTCACGGAACTTCATCAGGGAACATTCTCTCTCGTCTGAGATATTCGACAGTCGTTTGAATTTGAAAGACGAAACTAGTGCTAACCACATGATCACAGTATTGAAGATCGCTCTCCTCTGCACACGCACGCAACCGTTAGATCGACCATCCATGCGAGAGGTCGTGATTATGCTGATGGAATCTAATGAGCAAGAAGGTAGCGTGGTTTCGCCTCCGGATTACGAGGTCTAG
- the LOC140827444 gene encoding uncharacterized protein has protein sequence MANITKLEFEALDLTGKNYLSWILDAEVHLISMNLGDTIKDFKSVSDYNSALFKTSSTLILCGEKVTDQDMLEKTFSIFHASNVLLQQQYRERGFQRYSELISCLLVAEQNNELLMKNHQMRPTGSTPFPEANGTTFPEEYEIAFPEVNANSTKNHDNESGRGRGRGRGRGRGRGQRRYYQQQNGKKHKTSHQQWDSNNEEAKEKSSKVYEEKCYRCGMEGHWSRTCRTEKHLVDLYQKSIKENGKMEINFVDNDDPIDITHLDVSDFFADPDGNIDNLIGGGVLENNK, from the coding sequence ATGGCGAACATCACCAAACTTGAATTTGAAGCACTTGACTTGActggaaaaaattatttatcatggATTTTAGATGCCGAGGTCCACCTTATCTCTATGAATTTAGGAGATACAATAAAAGATTTTAAGTCCGTAAGTGACTATAACTCTGCATTATTCAAGACTAGTTCTACACTGATACTTTGTGGAGAGAAAGTCACTGATCAAGACATGTTAGAAAAAACATTCTCCATTTTTCATGCATCAAACGTGCTCCTGCAGCAGCAATATCGTGAACGTGGATTTCAAAGGTACTCTGAACTCATCTCATGCTTACTAGTTGCTGAACAAAACAATGAGCTGCTCATGAAAAACCACCAAATGCGCCCAACTGGATCCACACCATTTCCTGAAGCAAATGGAACTACATTTCCTGAAGAATATGAAATTGCATTTCCTGAAGTGAATGCTAATTCCACTAAAAATCATGACAATGAaagtggacgtggacgtggacgtggacgtgggcGTGGGCGTGGACGTGGCCAAAGAAGATACTATCAGCAACAAAATGGAAAGAAACATAAAACAAGCCACCAGCAGTGGGATTCCAATAATGAAGAAGCAAAGGAGAAGAGTTCCAAAGTATATGAAGAAAAATGTTATAGATGTGGAATGGAAGGGCATTGGTCTCGTACCTGTCGTACGGAAAAACATCTTGTGGATCTATACCAAAAATCAATCAAGGAAAATGGAAAAATGGAGATAAATTTTGTGGACAATGATGATCCAATTGATATAACTCACTTGGACGTCTCTGATTTCTTTGCTGATCCAGATGGAAATATAGATAATTTGATTGGTGGTGGTGTGTTAGAAAATAATAAGTAA